In Trueperaceae bacterium, one DNA window encodes the following:
- a CDS encoding ABC transporter permease — translation MADTYTDRQIPVAAAEQERGLRGWWQSKTMKRFRRNPLALTGLFIVLAFVLLAIFGPLVTDLGRNCLRDLGLSRATQYDYRDPTEPAFWRVLFASPESCYDTPRVGFSPVPRTGAESETLLGTTSGGYDIFYGLIWGTRTAFRIGLLVVGISLVVGLIVGSISAYFGGWVDNLLMRFTDVIMAVPALVLAMVIVMVLGKSITNIMIAIAIVSWPNYARVLRGDILRVKEQDYVQGAQALGRRGFGVVRKHILPNSIGPLLVIASLDLGSIVLLAATLSFLGLGTDPGYADWGQMISFAREWILGPPGEPLRFWFVSFWPGLIIVLFVLGWNLLGDAFRDVLDPRSS, via the coding sequence ATGGCCGACACCTACACCGACCGGCAGATCCCGGTAGCGGCGGCCGAACAGGAGCGTGGCCTCCGCGGCTGGTGGCAGTCGAAGACGATGAAGCGGTTCCGTCGCAATCCGCTCGCCCTGACCGGCTTGTTCATCGTCCTGGCGTTCGTCCTGCTCGCGATATTCGGTCCACTCGTCACCGACCTGGGCCGGAACTGCCTGCGCGATCTCGGGCTCTCGAGAGCGACTCAGTACGATTACCGCGATCCGACGGAACCTGCCTTCTGGCGGGTACTGTTCGCCTCGCCGGAGAGCTGCTACGACACCCCGCGCGTCGGCTTCTCGCCGGTGCCCAGGACCGGTGCCGAGAGCGAGACGCTCCTCGGCACGACCAGTGGCGGTTACGACATCTTCTACGGCCTCATCTGGGGCACCCGCACGGCGTTCCGCATCGGGCTGCTGGTCGTGGGCATCTCCCTCGTCGTGGGCCTGATCGTGGGTAGTATCTCGGCCTACTTCGGCGGTTGGGTGGACAACCTGCTGATGCGCTTCACCGACGTGATCATGGCTGTGCCAGCGCTCGTCCTGGCGATGGTGATCGTCATGGTGTTGGGCAAGAGCATCACCAACATCATGATCGCGATCGCCATCGTTTCCTGGCCTAACTACGCCCGCGTGTTGCGCGGGGACATCCTCCGGGTGAAAGAGCAGGATTACGTTCAGGGCGCTCAGGCGCTCGGACGGCGAGGCTTCGGGGTAGTCCGGAAGCACATCCTGCCCAACTCGATCGGTCCTCTGCTGGTCATCGCCTCGCTCGACCTCGGTTCGATCGTGCTGTTGGCGGCCACCCTTTCGTTCCTGGGCCTCGGTACCGACCCGGGTTACGCGGACTGGGGTCAGATGATCTCGTTCGCCAGGGAGTGGATCCTGGGTCCGCCCGGTGAACCGTTGCGCTTCTGGTTCGTCTCGTTCTGGCCGGGCCTTATCATCGTGCTCTTCGTCCTCGGCTGGAACCTGTTGGGAGACGCCTTCCGAGACGTGCTCGACCCGAGGAGTTCCTGA
- a CDS encoding ABC transporter substrate-binding protein, giving the protein MKKAIAALFALCLTGLVLAQSPADTFVYQTYGEPVSLDPIRAYDTGSGTIIENVYETLYTYDGAAIDEFVPALATSHTVSEDGTTYTFQLRDGVQFHSGNTLTCRDVEYSFEYGLVTANSEGAVMYLMGDQLVGTQMTGEDPAAYQAEVSWEEIDQAAECPEGDDGLVFELNLTHPDPALIAIITYTAFSVVDSQFAIEGGSWDGTEATWTEWIGRDLTQEFLHTNMSGTGAYQLQAWNQGESVVVQAFENYWGGAPDIKNVVVEYVDEQSTRILALQQGDADRITLNERAALVQLRGAPGVVVHEDPSWAPACVTAGFFNFDINTENNEDVGSGELDGSGIPSDFFADANVRLAFSHLFDQQGYIEQIYDGEGVALTMGLPPSFLGYNEDIPIRTLDLEAAEGYFRKAFDGQLWEQGFEFTALYNAGNTLRQTVLQIIADNLSFINPNFRMNVRSLPWADFLTRTAEQKAPMFVLGWCADYADPRNFINTFYDNDGYYSDRTSINVPSMQELIDQAEAIVDPAERAFLYRQVGVEHYETAPLITIPAQSPFILTTDAVQGVYFNPMLSAEFKWKDISKE; this is encoded by the coding sequence ATGAAAAAAGCGATAGCAGCACTGTTCGCGCTCTGCCTGACGGGCCTCGTCCTGGCGCAGTCGCCCGCCGACACGTTCGTTTATCAGACGTACGGCGAGCCGGTTTCGCTCGACCCGATCCGTGCTTACGACACCGGCTCCGGCACCATCATCGAGAACGTCTACGAGACGCTCTACACCTACGATGGAGCTGCGATCGACGAGTTCGTGCCGGCGCTGGCCACCAGCCACACGGTTTCGGAGGACGGCACCACGTACACCTTCCAGCTTCGGGATGGGGTGCAGTTCCACAGTGGCAACACCCTGACCTGCCGCGACGTCGAGTACTCGTTCGAGTACGGACTCGTGACCGCGAACTCGGAAGGTGCGGTCATGTACCTGATGGGCGACCAGCTGGTCGGCACGCAGATGACGGGCGAAGACCCGGCTGCCTACCAGGCCGAGGTGTCGTGGGAAGAGATCGACCAGGCCGCCGAGTGCCCCGAGGGTGACGACGGGCTGGTCTTCGAGCTGAACCTCACACATCCCGACCCCGCCCTCATCGCGATCATCACCTACACGGCCTTCAGCGTCGTCGACAGTCAGTTCGCCATCGAAGGCGGATCGTGGGATGGTACCGAGGCGACCTGGACCGAGTGGATCGGCCGCGATCTCACCCAGGAGTTCCTCCACACCAACATGAGCGGCACCGGCGCTTATCAGCTCCAGGCCTGGAACCAGGGTGAGTCCGTCGTCGTCCAGGCGTTCGAGAACTACTGGGGTGGCGCTCCCGACATCAAGAACGTAGTCGTCGAGTACGTCGACGAGCAGTCCACCAGGATCCTCGCGCTCCAGCAGGGTGACGCCGACCGCATCACCCTCAACGAGCGGGCCGCGCTGGTCCAGCTTCGCGGCGCTCCCGGCGTCGTCGTCCATGAGGACCCCTCCTGGGCGCCTGCGTGCGTGACCGCCGGCTTCTTCAACTTCGACATCAACACTGAGAACAACGAGGACGTAGGCTCCGGGGAGCTCGACGGCAGCGGCATCCCGTCGGACTTCTTCGCCGACGCCAACGTGCGTCTGGCCTTCTCCCACCTGTTCGACCAGCAGGGGTACATCGAGCAGATCTACGACGGTGAGGGCGTCGCGCTGACCATGGGTCTGCCGCCCTCCTTCCTCGGCTACAACGAGGACATCCCGATCCGCACGCTCGACCTGGAGGCCGCCGAGGGTTACTTCCGCAAGGCGTTCGACGGGCAGCTGTGGGAGCAGGGCTTCGAGTTCACCGCGCTCTACAACGCGGGGAACACCCTCCGCCAGACCGTCCTGCAGATCATCGCCGACAACCTCTCGTTCATCAACCCGAACTTCAGGATGAACGTACGCAGTCTGCCGTGGGCCGACTTCCTCACCCGCACTGCCGAACAGAAGGCTCCGATGTTCGTGCTGGGCTGGTGCGCCGACTACGCCGACCCCCGCAACTTCATCAACACCTTCTACGACAACGACGGCTACTACTCGGATCGCACCTCGATCAACGTTCCCTCGATGCAGGAGCTGATCGATCAGGCCGAAGCGATCGTCGATCCGGCCGAACGGGCGTTCCTCTACCGTCAGGTGGGCGTCGAGCATTACGAGACGGCGCCGCTGATCACCATCCCGGCGCAGAGCCCCTTCATCCTCACTACCGACGCGGTGCAGGGCGTCTACTTCAACCCGATGCTCTCGGCCGAGTTCAAGTGGAAGGACATCTCCAAGGAGTAA
- a CDS encoding ABC transporter permease — MLIFVIRRLLFLPVVFLGVTLFIVLLMQLLTPYQRAAAFVQNEQQARNIPAIIEQYGLTDPWYMQYGRWLSELLQGNLGYSRTTSQPVLETIQTRFPPTLELALFAIMPIIGVGIWLGTAAALNRDRFVDQLTRVISIVGWSLPTFVLGIWLLVIFYGGLGWFEPGRVSTRYVVELAGGGGFDRYTGMMTIDALLNGRLDVFWDAFMHLVLPVITLATVSSAQIMRVMRSSLLEVLSQDYVRTARAKGLEERVVNNKHARRNALIPVITLSGFVLIGLINGVVVTETIFNYPGLGQWAAQAAVNLDYAAVLGFAVFTAVAVVLANLLVDLLYGIVDPRIRYD; from the coding sequence TTGCTGATCTTCGTCATCCGCCGCCTCCTCTTCCTCCCCGTCGTGTTCCTGGGAGTCACACTGTTCATCGTCCTGCTGATGCAGCTCCTCACGCCCTATCAGCGTGCCGCGGCTTTCGTCCAGAACGAGCAGCAGGCCAGGAACATACCTGCCATCATCGAGCAGTACGGTCTCACCGACCCCTGGTACATGCAGTACGGGCGCTGGCTCAGTGAACTGCTGCAGGGCAACCTCGGCTACTCCCGCACCACTTCCCAACCGGTCCTCGAGACCATCCAGACGCGGTTCCCGCCCACTCTCGAGCTGGCCCTCTTCGCGATAATGCCCATCATCGGGGTGGGCATCTGGCTGGGAACAGCGGCGGCCCTCAACCGCGACAGGTTCGTAGATCAGCTGACGAGGGTGATTTCCATCGTCGGCTGGTCGCTGCCCACCTTCGTGCTCGGCATCTGGCTTCTGGTCATCTTCTACGGCGGTCTGGGCTGGTTCGAGCCAGGTCGGGTGTCGACACGGTACGTCGTCGAGTTGGCGGGCGGTGGAGGCTTCGACCGCTACACCGGGATGATGACAATAGACGCGCTGCTCAACGGCAGACTCGATGTCTTCTGGGACGCCTTCATGCATCTGGTGTTGCCGGTGATAACCCTTGCGACCGTATCCAGCGCGCAGATCATGCGGGTGATGCGTTCCTCTCTGCTCGAGGTACTCTCCCAGGACTACGTGAGAACGGCGCGGGCGAAGGGCCTCGAGGAGCGCGTGGTCAACAACAAGCACGCGCGCCGCAACGCCCTGATCCCGGTGATCACTCTCTCGGGCTTCGTCCTCATCGGCCTGATCAACGGGGTGGTCGTCACCGAGACCATCTTCAACTATCCGGGCTTGGGGCAGTGGGCGGCGCAAGCAGCCGTCAACCTCGACTATGCTGCCGTTCTCGGATTCGCGGTCTTCACGGCGGTAGCCGTGGTGCTGGCGAACCTCCTCGTCGACCTGCTCTACGGCATCGTCGATCCGCGGATAAGGTACGACTGA